In Streptomyces seoulensis, the following are encoded in one genomic region:
- a CDS encoding MFS transporter has product MRRRASTPRRRASREDLTPAARRIIRLNNGFQLLFNLLWWMPVFYAYQRDAGLSDGQIFGIQSIYYIAFCLFEIPTGLVADRIGARNCLWAGATVMTAANLMPVLSPSYTGFLLHFLAIAAGRSLTSGAASACLYDGLRAEGAGSHYLRAEGTARALGLAAKVVCWPFVGPLMALAPQSPYVLSAVSAAGSLGCALALPRTARRETGKATDGSGRRGPALLRDTGAALRTLRSSPWLALLMVQGVGVFTLSRICQVNLFQPVLLHHGIAESGHGTVLAAMTVAEAIASARPQWLTSRLSPTAWVSLLSVALAATLAGTTVGGPWAVAGLLCVFAGITGFCYPVQRKLINDAIPAHAPRATLLSVESIVDRGVCALAAVAAGAYLAADRLDPLLWQSAAVTCALVLVLHVALRRAHRTRRAHRTADGAETRGAGAASSSL; this is encoded by the coding sequence ATGAGGCGCCGGGCGTCCACCCCGAGGCGCCGCGCGAGCCGGGAGGATCTGACCCCGGCGGCCCGGCGGATCATCCGCCTCAACAACGGGTTCCAGCTGCTGTTCAACCTGCTGTGGTGGATGCCCGTCTTCTACGCGTACCAGCGGGACGCGGGACTTTCCGACGGCCAGATCTTCGGCATCCAGAGCATCTACTACATCGCCTTCTGCCTCTTCGAGATCCCCACCGGGCTCGTCGCGGACCGCATCGGCGCCCGCAACTGCCTCTGGGCGGGCGCCACGGTCATGACCGCGGCGAACCTGATGCCGGTGTTATCGCCCTCCTACACCGGCTTCCTGCTCCACTTCCTGGCCATCGCCGCCGGCCGCTCCCTGACGTCCGGGGCCGCCAGTGCCTGCCTGTACGACGGGCTGCGAGCCGAAGGGGCGGGCTCCCACTACCTCCGCGCGGAGGGCACCGCGCGCGCTCTGGGGCTGGCCGCCAAGGTGGTGTGCTGGCCGTTCGTCGGACCGCTGATGGCGCTGGCGCCTCAGTCCCCGTACGTGCTGAGCGCCGTGAGCGCGGCGGGCTCGCTCGGGTGCGCCCTCGCGCTGCCACGGACCGCCCGGCGCGAAACGGGGAAGGCGACGGACGGTTCCGGGCGGCGCGGCCCGGCGCTGCTGCGTGACACCGGCGCCGCGCTGCGGACGCTCAGGTCGTCGCCCTGGCTGGCCCTGCTCATGGTCCAGGGCGTCGGTGTTTTCACGCTGTCGCGCATCTGCCAGGTCAACCTCTTCCAGCCGGTGCTGCTGCACCACGGCATCGCCGAGAGCGGCCACGGCACGGTGCTCGCGGCGATGACGGTCGCCGAGGCGATCGCCTCGGCGCGTCCCCAGTGGCTGACATCCCGGCTCTCCCCCACGGCCTGGGTCTCGCTGCTGAGCGTGGCGCTCGCGGCCACCCTGGCGGGCACCACCGTCGGCGGTCCGTGGGCCGTGGCCGGGCTGCTGTGCGTGTTCGCCGGGATCACCGGCTTCTGCTACCCGGTGCAGCGCAAACTCATCAACGACGCGATCCCCGCACACGCGCCGCGCGCCACCCTGCTGTCGGTGGAGAGCATCGTGGACCGAGGGGTGTGTGCCCTGGCCGCGGTGGCCGCGGGCGCCTATCTGGCGGCGGACCGGCTCGACCCGCTGCTGTGGCAGTCGGCCGCCGTCACGTGCGCGCTGGTCCTGGTCCTGCATGTGGCGCTGCGCCGCGCGCACCGGACGCGGCGGGCCCACCGCACTGCGGACGGGGCGGAAACCAGAGGCGCGGGAGCCGCTTCCTCCTCGTTGTAA
- a CDS encoding PEP/pyruvate-binding domain-containing protein, which produces MTLAQDAAPVPEAAADGTVVGANLSLPLFRTLSGVLAGHPYLKVVVDRAEDTWHVLDTRVHPFHVDYIAARILGMTPGQLDAELDAFNASVYMAPDRRFLLGVLSLHSDEDADGPERPFLVLETTEADTMHGALLQDFYDYVRQRVDGRLPLLLKPANHGQEHELAGVSDARLPRILSQELFGNRTRTCLNPGAARGRLRYFRSLREYRADAADLGWSDIVAMAGLPDDVPRVAGFINTAATTPLSHTNVLASGWGIPNAIVRDLDALVERHGLDGAWVDYRVRDDTVTLERLDRAPELERPVWDAQRIHIEPPLIGDAPIMELHRLRADDRDSYGTKAANLGELHHVLDSRSADLTAFYARPRPPRPDLLAHLGARLGEPGAPLEQLRSAALERVAGTVRAPRGVALPFHLHHLYLTSSPALQQGIGKLKLALELDADEMIDPLALDLQHLMRSTPIPDEVARAITGSVPGLLAEDRRLVVRSSSNAEDLPGFSAAGIYDSVTTVRGEQQLLSAVVHVWASLLSPRSVRMRHQVGIPLDDTYMGVIVQEYAPAGLGGVLVTCNPTRREDFRNVYLNCTAGSPERVVDGTVLPHQYLYNTVEGGGRTVAVGSSGTDLAADTRAQLARLALAGRLLQSHFSEGAPDDPLDIEWLMTDEGAFQLVQVRPYAR; this is translated from the coding sequence ATGACGCTCGCACAGGACGCGGCGCCCGTCCCCGAGGCGGCGGCCGACGGTACCGTCGTCGGGGCCAACCTGTCGCTGCCGCTCTTTCGCACGCTGTCCGGCGTGCTCGCCGGACACCCGTACCTCAAGGTCGTGGTGGACCGGGCCGAGGACACCTGGCACGTGCTGGACACCCGGGTGCACCCCTTCCACGTCGACTACATCGCCGCGCGCATCCTCGGCATGACGCCCGGGCAGCTCGACGCGGAGCTGGACGCCTTCAACGCCTCGGTGTACATGGCGCCGGACCGCCGCTTCCTGCTGGGAGTTCTCTCCCTGCACAGCGACGAGGACGCCGACGGTCCCGAACGCCCCTTCCTCGTCCTGGAGACGACCGAGGCGGACACCATGCACGGGGCCCTGCTCCAGGACTTCTACGACTACGTGCGGCAGCGCGTGGACGGACGCCTCCCGCTGCTCCTCAAGCCCGCGAACCACGGCCAGGAGCACGAGCTCGCCGGTGTGAGCGACGCCCGCCTCCCACGCATCCTGAGCCAGGAACTCTTCGGCAACCGCACCCGGACCTGCCTCAACCCGGGGGCGGCGCGGGGACGGCTCCGGTACTTCCGCAGCCTGCGGGAGTACCGCGCGGACGCCGCCGACCTCGGCTGGTCGGACATCGTCGCCATGGCGGGCCTGCCCGACGACGTGCCCCGGGTGGCGGGCTTCATCAACACCGCCGCCACGACACCGCTCTCGCACACCAATGTGCTGGCCTCGGGCTGGGGCATCCCGAACGCGATCGTCCGCGACCTGGACGCCCTCGTGGAGCGGCACGGCCTGGACGGCGCGTGGGTGGACTACCGCGTGCGGGATGACACCGTCACCCTGGAACGGCTCGACCGCGCACCGGAGTTGGAGCGGCCGGTCTGGGACGCCCAGCGCATCCACATCGAGCCCCCGCTCATCGGGGACGCGCCCATCATGGAACTGCACCGGCTGCGCGCCGACGACCGCGACAGCTACGGCACCAAGGCCGCCAACCTCGGCGAACTGCACCACGTCCTGGACAGCCGGTCGGCCGACCTGACCGCCTTCTACGCTCGCCCGCGCCCGCCACGGCCGGACCTGCTCGCCCACCTCGGGGCACGGCTCGGCGAGCCGGGCGCGCCCCTGGAGCAGCTCCGTTCCGCCGCCCTCGAACGCGTGGCCGGGACGGTGCGAGCCCCTCGGGGTGTCGCGCTGCCGTTCCATCTGCACCACCTCTACCTGACCTCGTCGCCCGCTCTCCAACAGGGCATCGGCAAACTGAAGTTGGCGCTCGAACTCGACGCCGACGAGATGATCGACCCGCTCGCGCTGGACCTCCAGCACCTGATGCGGAGCACCCCGATACCCGACGAGGTGGCGCGCGCCATCACCGGATCGGTCCCTGGCCTGCTGGCCGAAGATCGCCGTCTCGTGGTGCGCTCCTCCTCCAACGCCGAGGATCTTCCGGGGTTCTCGGCAGCCGGCATCTACGACTCGGTGACGACCGTGCGCGGCGAACAGCAGCTCCTGTCCGCCGTCGTCCACGTCTGGGCCTCGCTGCTCTCGCCGCGCAGCGTGCGGATGCGCCACCAGGTCGGCATTCCGCTCGACGACACCTACATGGGGGTGATCGTCCAGGAGTACGCGCCGGCCGGCCTCGGCGGCGTCCTGGTCACCTGCAACCCCACCCGCCGGGAGGACTTCCGCAACGTCTACCTCAACTGCACCGCCGGTTCCCCCGAGCGGGTGGTGGACGGCACGGTGCTGCCGCACCAGTACCTGTACAACACGGTCGAAGGCGGCGGCCGTACGGTCGCCGTCGGATCGTCGGGCACGGACCTGGCGGCGGACACGAGGGCGCAGTTGGCCCGACTGGCCCTGGCGGGGCGGCTGTTGCAGTCCCACTTCAGCGAGGGCGCCCCGGACGACCCCCTGGACATCGAATGGCTCATGACCGACGAGGGGGCGTTCCAGCTGGTCCAGGTACGCCCGTACGCCCGATGA
- a CDS encoding ATP-grasp domain-containing protein, with the protein MSQVLYVHAKGGPPVGHALDRVAARSTVHLLLLSALPEALEEEAARLCASVVEPSGAEQRDLVELITARAREVGADAVLTFSEYAVVAVAEACRRLGLRGAGAAAGLARDKRLMRAAWDRCGVPQPRFRAVTSLAELEAATRELSCPLLLKSAWSAGSTAHQIIDRPEQARQAWNRSGQVMAESARLGFAELHVRGASEDFIVEEIVTGRAEEWFDGPGWGDYVSVEGAVVDGEFRPVCLTGRMPTVPPFTERAGITPAAVDGAAQDRIVQLARQAVDALGLENCGTHTEIKLGSDGRMWVIETAARFGGALTVPQIEDVFGLDLVGIFTDQMLGRPAAWPTRALTPADAGRAAGSLVVLAVNGDGTPWARRGLWDSLTVVREAPLAAGSTLSVVRESSLPDGSPVPVYDPAAGANTMAGLCLLSAERPQDVVRDFTALVDALPDILSAEAAEEVRA; encoded by the coding sequence ATGAGCCAGGTGCTGTACGTGCATGCCAAGGGCGGCCCCCCGGTGGGCCACGCGCTGGACCGGGTGGCCGCGAGGTCCACGGTGCACCTCCTGCTGTTGAGCGCGCTGCCCGAGGCGCTGGAGGAGGAGGCGGCGCGGCTGTGCGCCTCCGTGGTCGAGCCGTCCGGGGCGGAGCAGCGGGATCTGGTCGAGCTGATCACCGCCAGGGCCCGCGAAGTGGGGGCGGACGCGGTCCTCACCTTCTCCGAGTACGCGGTGGTCGCGGTCGCCGAGGCGTGCCGACGGCTCGGTCTGCGGGGCGCCGGGGCCGCCGCCGGTCTCGCCCGCGACAAGCGGCTGATGCGCGCCGCCTGGGACCGGTGCGGCGTGCCGCAGCCCAGGTTCCGCGCCGTCACGAGCCTAGCCGAGCTGGAGGCCGCGACTCGTGAGTTGTCATGCCCCTTGCTGCTGAAGTCGGCGTGGAGCGCCGGGTCGACCGCGCACCAGATCATCGACAGGCCCGAGCAGGCACGGCAGGCGTGGAACCGCTCGGGGCAGGTGATGGCGGAGTCCGCGCGACTCGGGTTCGCCGAACTGCATGTGCGAGGGGCTTCCGAGGACTTCATCGTCGAGGAGATCGTCACCGGACGGGCCGAGGAGTGGTTCGACGGCCCCGGCTGGGGTGACTACGTGAGCGTCGAAGGCGCCGTCGTCGACGGGGAGTTCAGGCCGGTCTGCCTCACCGGGCGCATGCCGACGGTGCCACCGTTCACCGAACGCGCCGGCATCACGCCGGCCGCCGTCGACGGCGCGGCGCAGGACAGGATCGTGCAGTTGGCGCGGCAGGCCGTGGACGCGCTGGGGCTGGAGAACTGCGGCACGCACACGGAGATCAAACTCGGCTCGGACGGCCGGATGTGGGTCATCGAGACCGCGGCCCGGTTCGGTGGCGCGCTGACCGTGCCGCAGATCGAGGACGTCTTCGGCCTCGATCTCGTCGGGATCTTCACCGACCAGATGCTCGGCCGGCCGGCCGCCTGGCCCACCCGGGCGCTGACCCCCGCCGACGCCGGGCGCGCGGCGGGGTCGCTGGTGGTGCTCGCGGTCAACGGTGACGGCACCCCGTGGGCCCGGCGGGGTCTGTGGGACTCCTTGACGGTGGTCCGCGAGGCGCCGCTCGCCGCCGGCAGCACGCTGTCCGTCGTCCGGGAGAGTTCCCTGCCGGACGGCTCACCGGTCCCGGTCTACGATCCGGCGGCCGGCGCCAACACCATGGCCGGACTGTGTCTGCTGTCGGCCGAACGCCCGCAGGACGTCGTACGAGACTTCACCGCCCTGGTGGACGCGCTGCCGGACATCCTGTCGGCGGAAGCGGCCGAGGAGGTCCGCGCATGA
- a CDS encoding helix-turn-helix transcriptional regulator, with protein sequence MTETESSTWPVHPAGPPDHNPFGALAELAPAAAFMRDGTGRYLWANHAYAHLYGTTRDAVIGRHLSDVDEPVDVDRFLAMDQQVLADGRSVRHTLTYRRPDGSLAHAAGYRFPATWDTGRCVAGIYVDVTDYVRATDQRHHTEADLRALRDHSGLACVRLTRDGRVSEAGVTAAEVLGVRLSDLAGMRADSLLAGTCGHADLFRAWKDLISGRRRSAHALAVLVDGEGAQRRARIQLTAVGTPASGVTGVWAVATRLSRRQRTQPTLTPAQLRIITLLAAGRTNTGIAAELRLSRQTLDYHLSRLRELLEAPTRPALVARAYVLGLLSL encoded by the coding sequence GTGACCGAGACGGAGTCCAGCACGTGGCCGGTTCACCCAGCGGGCCCGCCCGACCACAACCCGTTCGGCGCCCTCGCCGAACTCGCCCCGGCAGCCGCGTTCATGCGCGACGGCACGGGCCGTTACCTATGGGCCAACCACGCCTACGCCCATCTGTACGGGACGACCCGGGACGCGGTCATAGGCCGCCATCTGTCCGACGTGGACGAACCAGTTGACGTGGACCGCTTCCTCGCCATGGACCAACAGGTGCTGGCCGACGGCAGATCCGTACGGCACACCCTCACCTACCGGCGCCCCGACGGTTCCCTCGCCCATGCGGCGGGCTACCGCTTCCCGGCCACCTGGGACACCGGACGCTGCGTCGCGGGCATCTACGTCGACGTGACCGACTACGTCCGGGCGACGGACCAACGGCACCACACCGAGGCGGACTTACGCGCACTGCGGGACCACAGCGGACTGGCCTGCGTCAGGCTGACACGGGACGGGCGGGTGAGTGAGGCCGGCGTGACGGCGGCGGAGGTCCTCGGCGTCCGGCTCTCCGATCTGGCCGGCATGCGCGCCGACTCGCTCCTCGCCGGCACCTGCGGACACGCCGACCTGTTCCGGGCCTGGAAAGACCTGATCAGCGGACGGCGCAGGAGCGCACACGCCCTGGCGGTACTGGTCGACGGTGAGGGCGCCCAGCGCCGGGCCCGTATCCAGCTGACCGCCGTCGGCACACCGGCCTCGGGCGTGACCGGCGTGTGGGCCGTCGCCACCCGCCTGAGCCGACGCCAGCGGACCCAGCCCACGCTGACGCCCGCCCAGCTCCGCATCATCACCCTGCTCGCCGCCGGCCGCACCAACACCGGCATCGCCGCGGAACTACGCCTCTCACGTCAGACCCTGGACTACCACCTGAGCCGCCTGCGCGAGCTACTCGAAGCACCGACGCGACCGGCGCTTGTCGCCCGTGCCTACGTCTTGGGCCTCCTCTCCCTCTAG
- a CDS encoding ferredoxin reductase has protein sequence MERTAVPRRLGRLRWSAAEVLDRRAESATAVSFTLDVSDWPGHEAGSHLDLRLTAEDGYSTQRSYSIASAPNGSLVDLTVQRVEDGEVSSYLVDEVRPGDLVEVRGPVGGWFVWRPEQREPVLLVAGGSGLVPLMSMIRARSAADSRAPFRLVYSLRTPADELFGTELRGPPPGVDVWRVFTRSAPTPTRRPAGRLTPEHLVAHGWPVDFEPTVYVCGPTAFTETAGAYLVGLGHPPERIRTERFG, from the coding sequence ATGGAGAGAACAGCGGTACCGCGGAGACTAGGACGCCTGCGCTGGTCCGCCGCGGAGGTGCTCGACCGGCGCGCCGAGTCCGCGACCGCCGTGTCCTTCACTCTGGACGTCTCCGACTGGCCCGGACACGAGGCGGGCAGCCACCTGGACCTCCGGCTCACCGCCGAGGACGGCTACAGCACGCAACGCAGCTACTCCATCGCGTCCGCCCCAAACGGCTCCCTGGTGGACCTGACCGTTCAGCGGGTGGAGGACGGCGAGGTCTCGTCGTACCTGGTCGACGAGGTGAGGCCGGGGGACCTGGTGGAGGTACGGGGGCCGGTGGGCGGATGGTTCGTCTGGCGACCCGAGCAGCGCGAGCCCGTACTCCTCGTAGCCGGGGGCTCCGGACTGGTGCCGCTGATGAGCATGATCCGGGCCCGCTCGGCCGCTGACAGCCGTGCTCCGTTCCGCCTCGTCTACTCGCTGCGCACACCGGCCGACGAACTGTTCGGCACCGAGCTGCGCGGGCCGCCGCCCGGAGTGGACGTCTGGCGCGTCTTCACCCGCTCCGCCCCGACACCGACGCGCCGGCCTGCCGGTCGCCTCACTCCCGAGCATCTCGTCGCGCACGGCTGGCCGGTGGACTTCGAACCGACGGTCTACGTCTGCGGCCCCACCGCTTTCACCGAGACGGCCGGCGCGTACCTGGTCGGACTGGGTCACCCGCCCGAGCGGATACGCACCGAACGCTTCGGCTGA
- a CDS encoding DUF6510 family protein, which translates to MLPREEEPTSPKRHRLDGNALAGPLSELFAVDLTVATRRCAHCGAEGSPARSACGPAGAESAGSRSFPLPRLVVLR; encoded by the coding sequence ATGCTGCCGCGAGAGGAAGAGCCCACGTCGCCGAAACGGCACCGTCTGGACGGCAACGCCCTGGCCGGTCCGCTGTCGGAGCTGTTCGCCGTCGACCTCACCGTCGCTACGCGCCGCTGCGCCCACTGCGGCGCCGAGGGAAGCCCCGCCCGCTCCGCCTGCGGTCCCGCCGGTGCCGAATCCGCCGGCTCCCGGTCATTCCCGCTCCCGCGCCTAGTAGTGCTTCGATAG
- a CDS encoding penicillin-binding transpeptidase domain-containing protein, whose protein sequence is MNKPMKVTLSGMCAALLVFGGIGVYNIVHGLSAGSSDSDGSRPLAAGVSNTPPSDADAASRTRAFLADWSARHVDAAAGGTDVPDAAARALRDYAKGLDLEKVSFGNIAPAGPSAVTPGATKVTFDVTAQVKGWTWHYSSAVAVLKNTNGALAIHWNKSVLYPGLGEDQTLSAGAVPASDVPAKVVASDGKTDLSTFPSLRDIATTISKNAKPTGDSAGTGITVRDSDGSVSETVKVFSKGRSAVVRTTIDAGIQSVAEKAVKDASLQSKPAGTVALDWRNGHILGIAYTGDDGNIAINGIKSPGSTMKIVTSAALFDQAGLNASSSAPCADAVTANSQTFHNDPGVRPNLDASLLQAFAVSCNTSFIKDGFNYLVHDGDASALHDEAVNVFGMGNWSIGGGVATTDPSIPADVQGGDQAAQFIGQGKVTATPLFMASVAATVRGAGFRQPVILADQRQVAAPRPISARTAGYLQSMMRTTATSGTAAPRLSGLAGVGAKTGTAEEGDHTNGWLTAYNSHIAVAALVEGGSSGVDSAGHVVRRLLTGS, encoded by the coding sequence ATGAACAAGCCCATGAAGGTCACCCTTTCCGGCATGTGCGCCGCGCTTCTCGTATTTGGCGGCATCGGCGTCTACAACATCGTGCACGGGCTGTCGGCCGGTTCCTCGGACTCCGATGGATCGAGACCCCTTGCTGCCGGTGTGTCGAACACTCCGCCTTCAGACGCTGATGCGGCCAGCAGGACCCGTGCGTTCCTCGCCGACTGGTCCGCCCGGCATGTCGACGCCGCGGCGGGGGGCACCGACGTGCCCGATGCGGCCGCGCGAGCACTGCGGGACTACGCGAAGGGTCTGGACCTGGAGAAGGTGTCATTCGGGAACATCGCTCCGGCCGGCCCTTCGGCGGTGACACCGGGTGCCACCAAGGTCACCTTCGACGTCACGGCCCAGGTCAAGGGATGGACGTGGCATTACTCGAGCGCGGTGGCCGTACTGAAGAACACGAACGGCGCACTCGCCATCCACTGGAACAAGTCGGTGCTCTACCCGGGTCTCGGCGAGGACCAGACCCTGTCGGCGGGTGCGGTACCCGCGAGCGACGTCCCGGCGAAGGTGGTCGCGAGCGACGGAAAGACGGACCTGTCCACCTTTCCGTCACTGCGGGACATAGCCACGACAATTAGCAAGAACGCGAAGCCCACCGGAGACAGCGCCGGAACAGGCATCACGGTGCGCGACAGCGACGGCTCGGTCTCCGAAACGGTCAAGGTGTTCTCCAAGGGCCGCTCCGCCGTCGTGAGGACGACCATCGATGCCGGAATTCAGAGCGTTGCCGAGAAGGCGGTCAAGGACGCCAGCCTCCAGAGCAAGCCCGCGGGCACCGTGGCGCTCGACTGGCGCAACGGGCACATCCTGGGGATCGCCTACACGGGTGATGACGGCAACATCGCGATCAACGGCATAAAGTCACCGGGCTCCACCATGAAGATCGTCACCTCGGCCGCCCTGTTCGACCAGGCGGGACTCAACGCGAGCAGTTCGGCACCCTGTGCAGACGCAGTGACGGCCAACAGCCAGACGTTCCACAACGACCCAGGAGTGCGGCCCAATCTCGATGCCTCCCTCCTTCAGGCGTTCGCCGTCTCCTGCAACACCTCTTTCATCAAGGACGGCTTCAACTACCTCGTGCACGACGGAGACGCCTCCGCCCTGCACGACGAGGCGGTGAACGTCTTCGGCATGGGCAACTGGTCGATCGGCGGCGGGGTCGCCACCACCGACCCCAGCATCCCGGCAGACGTGCAGGGAGGCGACCAGGCGGCCCAGTTCATCGGCCAAGGCAAGGTCACGGCCACCCCTCTGTTCATGGCGTCCGTGGCCGCGACCGTCCGTGGCGCCGGCTTCCGGCAGCCGGTCATCCTGGCTGACCAGCGCCAGGTCGCCGCGCCTCGGCCCATCTCCGCCCGCACGGCCGGCTACCTTCAGTCGATGATGCGCACTACGGCCACCAGTGGCACGGCCGCCCCGCGTCTCAGTGGCCTCGCCGGCGTCGGCGCCAAGACGGGCACCGCGGAGGAGGGCGACCACACCAACGGCTGGCTGACCGCCTACAACTCCCACATCGCCGTCGCCGCGCTCGTCGAGGGCGGCAGTTCCGGGGTTGACTCCGCGGGACACGTCGTACGACGGCTGCTGACGGGCAGCTGA
- a CDS encoding questin oxidase family protein, translated as MDTTGILDEALQRLHTSGPERLGRLTNHAPMAVEALVVHGQARSVHRWLDRYARKLEEFPPGVAPITSADWRSALGDPRRAADWIGWFDHALAERPWREVLALWWPRLLPGLYGGSTHPVIRVGHAVRTLLAGDSTEPRLAELAHGLGYWAARHRPVSGVAGLPGADSAASALDAVTPIALRDGGFPDRLARVTGLPVWADTVTDPDEAHRRLAELVRAATHRYATHGHGEETMLVHAATAPNAVLRTLPALPRSLWVPSLGAAWTASAAVTAMYAPDGPVAYTPSGTFTPEEVFELALAHGDEHVIKLTDTAIDTGDEAALAAALRSIELSEPPR; from the coding sequence ATGGATACGACAGGGATTCTCGACGAGGCACTTCAGCGACTGCACACCTCGGGGCCCGAACGGCTCGGGCGGCTCACCAACCACGCGCCGATGGCCGTTGAAGCCCTTGTCGTGCACGGGCAGGCCCGCTCCGTGCACCGCTGGCTTGATCGGTACGCACGCAAGCTCGAGGAGTTCCCACCCGGCGTCGCCCCGATCACCTCAGCCGACTGGCGCTCCGCGCTCGGGGACCCTCGCCGCGCCGCCGACTGGATCGGCTGGTTCGACCACGCGCTCGCCGAACGGCCCTGGCGCGAGGTGCTCGCCCTGTGGTGGCCCCGGCTCCTGCCCGGCCTCTACGGCGGCTCGACGCACCCCGTGATCCGGGTGGGCCACGCCGTACGTACCCTGCTGGCCGGCGACAGTACCGAACCCCGGCTGGCCGAACTCGCCCACGGCCTCGGCTACTGGGCCGCCCGCCACCGCCCCGTCTCCGGCGTCGCGGGACTGCCCGGCGCCGACAGCGCGGCCTCTGCTCTGGACGCGGTGACACCCATCGCCTTACGCGACGGCGGATTCCCCGACCGGCTCGCCCGTGTCACGGGCTTGCCCGTCTGGGCGGACACGGTCACGGACCCGGACGAGGCACACCGTCGCCTCGCCGAACTCGTACGGGCCGCCACCCACCGGTACGCTACCCATGGTCACGGCGAGGAGACCATGCTGGTCCACGCGGCCACAGCCCCCAACGCCGTCCTGCGCACGTTGCCCGCCCTCCCGCGAAGCCTGTGGGTACCGAGCCTCGGGGCCGCCTGGACGGCCTCCGCTGCGGTGACCGCGATGTACGCACCCGACGGCCCGGTCGCGTACACCCCATCGGGCACCTTCACCCCTGAAGAGGTCTTCGAACTGGCCTTGGCGCACGGCGACGAACACGTCATCAAGCTGACGGACACAGCGATCGACACCGGCGACGAGGCGGCCCTGGCCGCAGCTCTGCGCTCCATCGAGCTGAGCGAGCCACCGCGGTAG
- a CDS encoding transposase, producing MDLPEYFGSWTGIRNRLRKWVADGTCEKILTALLAGGVTVAGIAGIGVVPDRLRDPVSGAVR from the coding sequence ATGGATCTACCCGAATACTTCGGGTCGTGGACAGGAATCCGAAACCGGCTGCGGAAGTGGGTCGCCGACGGCACCTGCGAAAAGATCCTCACCGCCCTGCTCGCAGGTGGAGTCACGGTCGCCGGTATCGCCGGTATCGGCGTCGTCCCGGACCGCCTGCGGGATCCGGTCTCCGGTGCCGTCCGCTGA
- a CDS encoding MSMEG_1061 family FMN-dependent PPOX-type flavoprotein has product MTPSLVGSAFDSLRLDAVSDQEALRHAYELPGDAAVRKQMTELTEKTRQLIECSSLVLVASADAEGNCDVSPRGGPAGFVAVLDARTVAIPDATGNKRLDTLKNVIATGRAGLLFVIPGRTTTLRVNGRACVSTRPELLSQLTAVGKPPASALVLGIEEVYPHCPKSLLRSGAWKPEQWLPTDAQPSSAEVTLAQLRMPELTIADIEQAEADSLRYRYE; this is encoded by the coding sequence ATGACGCCATCCCTTGTCGGCAGTGCCTTCGACTCACTCCGCCTCGACGCCGTGTCCGACCAGGAGGCGCTGCGGCATGCCTACGAACTTCCCGGCGACGCGGCCGTGCGCAAGCAGATGACCGAACTTACCGAAAAAACAAGGCAGTTGATTGAGTGCTCATCGCTGGTGCTGGTCGCCAGCGCGGACGCCGAGGGTAACTGTGACGTTTCCCCGCGCGGCGGTCCCGCCGGATTCGTAGCCGTCCTGGACGCACGGACGGTGGCGATACCTGACGCGACCGGAAACAAGCGGCTGGACACCCTGAAGAACGTCATCGCCACCGGCCGGGCCGGACTGCTGTTCGTCATCCCGGGGCGCACCACGACGCTCCGCGTGAACGGCCGGGCCTGCGTCTCCACACGCCCGGAGCTGCTGTCGCAGCTGACCGCCGTGGGCAAGCCGCCGGCCAGTGCGCTGGTGCTGGGGATCGAGGAGGTCTACCCGCACTGCCCCAAGTCGCTCCTTCGCAGTGGAGCCTGGAAGCCGGAGCAGTGGCTGCCGACGGACGCCCAGCCGAGCTCGGCCGAGGTGACGCTGGCCCAGCTGCGGATGCCGGAGCTGACGATCGCCGACATCGAGCAGGCGGAGGCGGATTCGCTGCGGTATCGGTACGAGTAA